One segment of Aquimarina sp. BL5 DNA contains the following:
- a CDS encoding T9SS type A sorting domain-containing protein — translation MKKLILFLFTISITIFSYSQTTQELKDTAKLFPPMPRATEDLIPFVQDQPTFSSGAPFNDLDFTILDTDYMDGENSGGDVFMPVDPSDTFPGSNKVKYIRCVTNTDLNEVYNSANRDRIILGTHEIEVPFFIKGSDGIDNDYLVIQHLDFEAGAIQLKGVATDYNLIYCTLAEGCQTEGWYLFYTKDNNIDLIAFIFPCDAIESPLSGNPPNNLNPLCNSNNILSLTDPIQFAYAQPIETTFAVPNGITQFGSDGKEVIGGFTVDELNNSYLFGSTDGNLDEGTDAENEIFIVKINSNGVQQWVTELPLSEGSMLKDGITDDQFLYVCGRTLGNLPGFTNAGRWDGILLKLDLNSGQIVAMDQWGNAGIDGYGNITQDDDGNIFVSAQGSPDGPAGFDDVYLVAKYSKANLSNIWRELNPPNTTNFISSAEAWGGLTYVPGTTPGNGRLIAGGWYFSNMGADAFVSVYENLNTSNPSRPNSVTISSQGARADWVLDNAVDNNGNIYVAGFTTGNLGSAPNGEGDAYLIKFSPQLTNPIYKQFGTPKSDLIRKLEIKDDVLYAVGYTYGNYIGTNADTNQESGDIFVQKFETDLNPLTGIQFGTPHEDRAFTSILGDYLFLGGMTEGYMTGNSFGSFDGFVLSVNTSDLNFTQPILSIEEHTLNQNLNVYPNPIDNTLHIDIGSINKENITMSIMNVVGQTIKQFKSFEPIIEFDNFTNGIYFLSILVDEKKITKKIVKK, via the coding sequence ATGAAAAAACTAATCTTATTTCTGTTTACAATTAGCATCACTATTTTTAGTTATAGCCAAACAACACAAGAATTAAAAGATACTGCCAAACTGTTTCCGCCAATGCCTAGAGCTACGGAAGATTTAATACCATTCGTTCAAGATCAACCAACATTTTCGTCTGGAGCACCTTTCAATGACCTTGATTTCACGATTTTAGATACTGACTATATGGATGGAGAAAATAGTGGTGGTGATGTTTTTATGCCCGTGGATCCTTCAGACACTTTTCCTGGTTCTAATAAAGTAAAATATATAAGATGTGTAACAAATACTGATCTAAATGAAGTTTACAATAGTGCAAACAGAGATAGAATTATTCTTGGAACTCACGAAATAGAAGTTCCTTTTTTCATAAAAGGAAGTGATGGAATTGATAATGATTATTTGGTAATTCAGCATCTTGATTTTGAGGCTGGCGCAATTCAATTAAAAGGAGTAGCCACAGATTACAACTTAATCTATTGTACCCTAGCTGAAGGTTGCCAAACAGAAGGTTGGTATTTATTTTATACAAAAGATAATAATATTGATCTTATAGCATTTATTTTTCCTTGTGATGCTATTGAATCCCCTTTGAGCGGAAATCCACCAAACAATCTCAATCCACTCTGCAATTCGAACAATATTTTAAGTTTAACAGATCCAATACAATTTGCCTATGCCCAACCTATAGAAACTACATTTGCTGTACCAAATGGCATTACACAGTTCGGTTCTGATGGCAAAGAAGTTATTGGCGGATTTACGGTCGATGAACTTAACAACTCATATTTGTTTGGTTCAACTGATGGGAATTTAGACGAAGGTACAGATGCAGAAAATGAAATATTCATTGTAAAAATAAATAGTAATGGAGTGCAACAATGGGTTACAGAATTGCCCTTATCCGAAGGATCTATGTTAAAAGATGGAATTACAGATGATCAATTTCTATACGTTTGTGGTAGAACACTTGGCAATTTACCCGGGTTCACGAATGCTGGTAGATGGGACGGAATACTATTAAAGTTAGATTTAAATTCTGGACAAATTGTAGCAATGGACCAATGGGGTAATGCGGGAATTGATGGTTATGGAAATATAACACAGGATGACGATGGAAATATTTTTGTTTCAGCCCAAGGTTCACCAGATGGACCAGCAGGTTTTGACGATGTGTATTTAGTAGCAAAGTATAGTAAGGCAAATTTATCTAATATTTGGAGAGAACTTAACCCGCCCAATACCACAAATTTTATTTCATCGGCAGAAGCTTGGGGTGGATTGACTTATGTTCCTGGAACAACACCTGGCAATGGAAGACTGATCGCTGGTGGTTGGTATTTTTCTAATATGGGTGCAGATGCATTTGTTTCCGTTTATGAAAATTTAAATACAAGTAACCCAAGCCGTCCAAACTCTGTAACAATATCTTCGCAAGGTGCGAGAGCAGATTGGGTTTTAGATAATGCAGTTGATAATAACGGTAATATTTATGTGGCAGGTTTCACGACTGGTAATTTGGGTTCTGCACCAAATGGCGAGGGGGACGCATATCTTATAAAATTCTCACCACAATTAACAAACCCAATTTATAAACAATTTGGAACTCCAAAATCAGACCTCATTAGAAAATTGGAAATCAAAGATGACGTTTTATATGCTGTTGGTTATACCTATGGTAATTATATAGGAACAAATGCAGATACTAATCAAGAAAGCGGAGACATTTTTGTTCAAAAATTTGAAACTGATCTTAATCCATTAACAGGAATACAGTTTGGGACACCACATGAAGACAGAGCTTTTACATCAATACTAGGAGATTATTTGTTTTTAGGAGGAATGACCGAGGGATATATGACAGGTAATAGCTTTGGTTCATTTGATGGTTTTGTTTTATCGGTAAATACAAGTGATTTAAATTTTACACAACCAATATTATCCATAGAAGAACATACTTTAAATCAAAATTTAAATGTATATCCAAATCCAATAGATAATACTTTACACATTGATATAGGTTCAATAAATAAAGAAAATATTACTATGTCGATAATGAATGTAGTAGGCCAAACCATAAAACAATTTAAAAGCTTTGAACCAATAATAGAATTCGATAATTTCACTAATGGAATATACTTCTTAAGTATTCTTGTGGACGAAAAGAAAATAACAAAAAAGATTGTAAAGAAATAA
- a CDS encoding MG2 domain-containing protein, translating to MRKQYFILPLLIFLSFAVNGQYKYDKLWAKIENLEIEGKTRSASKKINQIYSLAKAESNQSQIIKSFLYKVKYTLLLEEDANSNVYQMLLSEVKNTSFPTKNILESILAKSLESYLDSNAYKIRKRTATDTIISTDYRTWDIKKLNKQIHSHFQNSLKQSAELIKIKDTVFSEILKFGDNDQKYRNTLYDLLANRAISFYNANNYYYNKKDSFAIQKDHYSIPSIFISNQIGNDLKYSSIQNALELYQRIEKAHYKRKDSVSLVHASLDRLEFLNSKNDVSDLLYFEALKNLQSQFTGTSRLPILLHLAHYFKNHMSLSSHPDYNEKAIEICNQILETTPNSIIGIEALKLKELITNPSLSITTEKFILPNKKSRAFIEYKDINSIHISFYKVPFTYQSIKDSYYDIDSLITDFTKNHIPAKKTAYALPKNKYHIERSTEIILPALAPGKYIVIARKDPQATFENDIYGINYVQSTSLALISSSSNKKSGYQVVNRHNGSPIENATILLQDNRQESPFFRKLITDKKGSTRINLEKKSHELNTLVSKDSDSLFLETSIDQRYTPYSYRYKGSDDFEAKAKIFTDRSIYRPGQKVYFKGILTQRRKKISSPVSGEYVIVTLYDANEDEIKELRLKTNEFGSIHGEFILPTNRLNGEFTIEIDEDYEEDSDFWENMYDFEIAEHRIKVEEYKRPRFEITFDKIIETYTLNDSIKVKGTAKAFLGSAISKVPVNYTITRETSYQLPFDQEEKVVTGKTNTNLKGDFTIGFIATTDSRATPVLRPVYRYRIDAEITDINGETRNETQYVRVGYHSLEATILMDQKLSSDKTDNKLYASIKNLNNHPIGYEGTVSIYKLKHPDRVLRKRPWSIPDVQQIPKNTFLKLFPNDTYTTEYGEQYDDTNPVETYTVNTKEDDKIPLGDITNWKGGKYIAKFHTKDAFGYDITTEQQFTLANPKEKYLADKQLFDLKINDEQVSAKNILQIELRTAATSLFVNVEAYQKNRIIFNDIVQIIDGQYNIPIRLKQKKDQIDVQVSFIKFNCIWTDQLRYYFPQQIENTDLNIELETFRNKLQPGTDETWKLKILNSTGDAASAEVLASMYDMSLDTFIGHEWRSDIKIHGQESYYYNKLPRIDTHTSFQNISIWMKNLQVKYYRPRNFTYNSINTFGFHFSNPDRGQKNYLRTLSYHPRPSEPKVGKRLKATGGTITGIVTDGLGIPLPGVNVVIKGTTKGTQTDFDGVFTIQANKNDLVIFSYIGFISSEIKVHNNQASVVMREDAAQLEEVVVTAQGIQTTRKSMGYAVSTITTEEINSTYNDILKGKVAGVEVISATGASATIKIRGNSSFKNDNKVLVIVDGVPFLKGQQSLNTLDLADIKMLKGAAAEAIYGSRGVNGVIIITTKKGLEELQKVVPRKNLKETAFFFPQLQTDKKGNVSFSFSSPEALTRWKFQAFAYDKKLNTKLIQSEIVTQKELSIVPNIPRFLREGDTVTISAKIANLDIKKMKGLVSLSLTDEISQNDLKTVFVDNNNVQNFAIDARGNTSIHWKLYIPSSVQAIRYKIVAKAGKFSDGEESIIPVLTNRMLVTESVPMWVRAGEQKTFGFAKMNDQPSATRQNHQVTLEYTTNPAWFAIKSIPYLMEYPYECAEQTFARYYSNEIASHILNSNPKIKEVFDSWKTNEQFVSNLEKNQELKNILIQETPWLRNAQSEKEQQARLAELFDLAKITTKQEAILEKLQGIQDASGGFPWFSGGNVNLYITRHIVSGLGHLKKLQIDTEHIYTSNVIAKKAIAYLDKKYLENYKRELLFDSTYTFSRSDLHYFYARSFWKEKYPTSKKIDSIYKKHIPKEQKKWMQKGLFDKTILALILQRNGDQQIAKNIIKTLEENAVMSKENGMYWKENKSGWYWHQSPIELQALIIEAFSEITGDTETINELKTWLLRNKQLQSWITTKATTEAIYALLLHGSDWLSVEEGADISFGKKLNPEKLLPMNSTEAGTGYIKKQWNTKEITDTMNYVTVQNKSSVPQYGGYYWQYFEDLDNITAPTAHQIMIKKELFLKQNDDEGTVLKKITDQEQLSIGNLITVRVELNVKNNFEFVHMKDMRASGLEPINVISRYKHQDGLGYYESTKDASTNFFFDYLPKGVYVFEYDLRVNNKGDFSNGITTIQSMYAPEFSNHSKGTRIKVE from the coding sequence ATGAGAAAGCAATACTTCATCCTACCGCTATTAATCTTCCTAAGCTTTGCTGTTAATGGCCAATATAAATATGATAAATTATGGGCCAAGATTGAGAACCTAGAAATTGAAGGCAAAACAAGATCTGCCTCTAAAAAAATTAATCAAATCTATAGCTTAGCAAAAGCAGAAAGCAATCAATCGCAAATTATCAAATCCTTTTTGTATAAAGTAAAGTATACACTCTTATTAGAAGAAGACGCTAATAGCAATGTCTATCAAATGCTGCTTTCTGAAGTAAAAAACACCTCTTTCCCGACTAAGAATATCCTAGAATCTATTCTCGCCAAAAGCTTAGAAAGTTATTTAGATAGTAATGCTTATAAAATCCGAAAACGAACAGCTACTGATACTATTATTTCCACAGATTACAGAACCTGGGATATCAAAAAATTAAATAAACAAATACATTCACATTTTCAGAACTCATTGAAGCAATCTGCAGAACTTATAAAAATTAAAGATACCGTATTCTCTGAAATTTTAAAGTTCGGAGATAATGATCAAAAATATCGCAACACCCTTTATGACCTCTTAGCTAATAGAGCTATTAGTTTTTATAATGCAAATAACTATTATTACAACAAGAAAGACAGCTTCGCAATACAAAAAGATCATTATAGCATTCCTTCAATTTTTATTTCTAACCAGATAGGTAATGATCTTAAATACTCATCTATACAAAACGCTCTAGAATTATACCAAAGAATTGAAAAAGCCCATTATAAAAGAAAAGACTCCGTATCCCTTGTCCATGCATCATTAGATCGTTTAGAATTTCTTAATAGTAAAAACGATGTTTCGGACCTATTATATTTCGAAGCACTTAAGAATTTACAATCTCAATTTACAGGAACATCGCGTCTGCCCATCTTGTTACACTTAGCACACTACTTTAAGAATCATATGAGTCTCTCCTCCCATCCCGATTATAACGAAAAAGCAATAGAAATATGTAACCAAATTCTGGAAACCACGCCAAACAGCATTATAGGAATCGAAGCACTAAAACTTAAGGAACTGATCACCAATCCTAGTCTAAGTATTACCACAGAAAAGTTTATACTTCCTAACAAAAAGAGTAGAGCTTTTATCGAATATAAAGACATAAACAGTATTCATATTTCTTTTTATAAGGTTCCGTTTACCTATCAATCGATAAAAGATAGTTATTATGATATTGATTCTTTAATCACTGATTTCACAAAAAATCACATTCCGGCTAAAAAAACTGCGTATGCACTACCAAAAAATAAATATCATATAGAAAGATCAACCGAGATCATTTTACCAGCATTAGCACCTGGCAAATACATTGTTATTGCTAGAAAAGATCCGCAAGCCACTTTCGAAAATGATATTTATGGAATTAATTATGTTCAATCAACCTCATTGGCCTTAATATCCTCTTCTAGTAACAAAAAAAGCGGTTATCAGGTGGTAAATCGACATAATGGTTCGCCTATAGAAAATGCTACTATACTATTACAGGATAATAGACAAGAAAGTCCTTTTTTCAGAAAACTTATTACTGATAAAAAAGGAAGTACACGCATCAACTTAGAAAAAAAGTCTCATGAATTAAATACTTTGGTTTCTAAAGATAGTGACTCTCTTTTTTTGGAAACATCCATAGATCAACGATATACACCTTACAGTTATCGTTATAAAGGTTCTGATGATTTTGAAGCGAAAGCAAAAATATTTACAGATAGAAGCATATATCGTCCTGGACAAAAAGTATATTTTAAAGGAATACTAACACAACGGAGAAAGAAAATTTCTAGCCCGGTTTCTGGAGAATACGTTATCGTCACATTATATGACGCTAATGAAGATGAAATTAAAGAACTACGCCTGAAAACGAATGAATTTGGATCTATTCATGGAGAATTCATATTACCTACCAATAGATTAAACGGAGAATTTACAATAGAAATAGATGAAGATTACGAGGAAGATTCAGATTTTTGGGAAAACATGTATGATTTTGAGATCGCAGAACACAGGATCAAAGTAGAAGAATACAAACGTCCTAGATTCGAAATTACATTTGATAAAATAATCGAGACATATACCTTAAACGATTCGATAAAAGTAAAAGGAACTGCCAAGGCATTTTTAGGATCAGCTATATCTAAGGTCCCAGTAAATTATACCATTACCAGAGAAACGAGTTATCAACTACCTTTTGATCAAGAAGAAAAAGTTGTTACCGGAAAAACCAATACGAACTTAAAAGGAGATTTTACAATTGGGTTTATCGCTACAACTGATTCCAGAGCTACACCAGTATTAAGACCCGTTTATAGATATCGTATCGATGCGGAGATCACAGATATTAATGGAGAAACAAGAAATGAAACACAATATGTACGAGTGGGATATCATAGCCTGGAAGCTACTATTCTAATGGATCAAAAGTTATCTTCGGACAAAACAGATAATAAACTTTACGCTAGTATAAAAAACCTGAACAATCATCCAATAGGATATGAAGGAACCGTATCTATATATAAACTAAAACATCCAGATAGAGTTTTACGAAAAAGACCCTGGAGTATTCCGGATGTTCAGCAAATTCCTAAGAACACTTTTTTAAAACTATTTCCTAACGACACTTACACAACAGAATATGGCGAGCAATATGATGATACGAATCCGGTAGAAACGTATACCGTGAACACAAAAGAAGATGATAAAATTCCTTTAGGTGATATAACCAATTGGAAAGGTGGAAAATATATCGCTAAATTTCATACCAAAGATGCATTTGGTTATGACATCACTACAGAACAGCAATTTACACTTGCCAATCCTAAAGAAAAATATCTTGCCGATAAACAATTATTTGATTTAAAAATAAATGATGAGCAGGTAAGCGCTAAAAATATTTTACAAATTGAATTAAGAACTGCCGCAACATCGTTATTTGTTAATGTAGAAGCTTATCAAAAAAATAGAATCATCTTTAATGACATTGTCCAGATTATTGATGGTCAATATAACATACCTATTCGCTTAAAACAGAAAAAGGATCAAATTGATGTACAGGTTTCATTTATAAAATTCAACTGTATCTGGACAGATCAACTTAGATACTATTTCCCCCAGCAAATTGAAAATACTGATTTAAACATTGAACTAGAAACCTTTAGGAACAAGCTACAGCCTGGTACCGATGAAACCTGGAAACTTAAAATTCTAAATAGCACTGGTGATGCGGCTTCAGCAGAAGTATTAGCTTCTATGTATGATATGTCACTGGATACTTTTATTGGACACGAATGGCGAAGTGATATAAAAATACACGGACAAGAATCCTATTATTATAATAAGCTCCCAAGGATAGATACACATACTTCATTTCAGAATATTTCTATCTGGATGAAAAATCTTCAAGTTAAATATTATCGCCCTCGCAATTTCACCTATAATTCGATCAACACCTTTGGATTTCATTTTTCTAATCCAGATCGAGGTCAGAAAAATTACCTGAGAACCCTTAGCTATCATCCAAGACCATCAGAACCTAAAGTTGGCAAACGATTAAAAGCTACAGGAGGTACAATCACAGGAATTGTAACAGATGGCTTGGGTATTCCGTTACCAGGAGTAAATGTGGTCATCAAAGGAACTACTAAGGGAACACAAACCGATTTTGACGGGGTATTTACGATTCAAGCAAACAAAAACGATCTCGTTATTTTTTCTTATATCGGATTCATTTCTTCAGAAATCAAGGTACATAACAATCAAGCCTCGGTAGTAATGAGAGAAGATGCAGCTCAACTCGAAGAAGTCGTAGTTACAGCTCAAGGTATACAAACAACAAGGAAGTCTATGGGCTATGCAGTCTCTACAATAACTACAGAAGAGATTAATAGCACCTATAATGATATTCTAAAAGGCAAAGTTGCTGGAGTAGAAGTTATATCTGCTACCGGAGCTTCTGCTACGATAAAAATAAGAGGAAACTCCTCTTTTAAAAATGATAACAAAGTACTGGTTATCGTAGATGGAGTCCCTTTTTTAAAAGGACAACAATCATTAAACACGCTAGATCTAGCAGATATAAAAATGCTTAAAGGTGCTGCTGCCGAAGCCATCTACGGTAGCAGAGGAGTCAATGGTGTTATCATTATCACTACCAAAAAAGGATTGGAAGAATTGCAAAAAGTAGTCCCCAGAAAAAACTTAAAAGAAACCGCCTTTTTCTTCCCACAGTTACAAACCGACAAAAAAGGAAACGTAAGTTTTAGCTTTAGTTCACCAGAAGCATTAACTCGATGGAAGTTTCAAGCTTTTGCCTATGATAAAAAACTGAATACGAAGTTGATCCAAAGCGAGATAGTTACCCAAAAAGAACTAAGCATTGTTCCTAACATTCCTCGTTTCCTTAGAGAAGGTGATACCGTTACCATATCTGCTAAAATTGCTAATCTGGATATTAAAAAAATGAAAGGTTTGGTATCTCTAAGTTTAACTGATGAAATTTCTCAAAACGACTTAAAAACAGTATTTGTAGACAATAATAATGTGCAGAATTTTGCCATAGATGCCAGAGGAAACACATCTATACATTGGAAATTATATATTCCCTCATCTGTACAAGCTATCAGATATAAAATTGTCGCAAAAGCCGGTAAATTTAGTGATGGCGAAGAAAGCATTATTCCGGTATTAACAAACAGAATGCTAGTAACAGAAAGTGTTCCTATGTGGGTCCGTGCGGGAGAACAGAAAACCTTCGGATTTGCTAAAATGAACGATCAACCTTCTGCGACCAGACAAAACCACCAGGTCACACTAGAATACACGACCAATCCTGCATGGTTTGCTATTAAATCCATTCCGTACTTGATGGAATATCCCTACGAATGTGCAGAACAGACCTTTGCCAGGTATTACAGTAATGAAATTGCAAGTCATATCCTGAATAGCAATCCAAAAATTAAAGAGGTTTTTGATAGCTGGAAAACCAATGAACAATTCGTATCTAATCTAGAAAAGAATCAGGAGCTAAAAAACATATTGATACAGGAAACACCATGGCTCAGAAACGCTCAAAGCGAAAAAGAACAACAAGCTAGATTAGCAGAATTATTTGATCTTGCCAAAATCACTACAAAACAAGAAGCTATTTTAGAAAAGTTACAAGGAATTCAGGATGCATCCGGTGGATTTCCATGGTTTAGCGGTGGTAATGTTAACCTCTATATTACCAGACATATTGTATCCGGATTGGGACATCTAAAAAAATTACAAATTGATACAGAACACATATATACCTCGAATGTAATAGCCAAAAAAGCAATCGCCTATCTGGACAAAAAATACTTAGAAAATTATAAACGTGAGCTATTATTTGATAGCACCTACACTTTTTCTAGAAGTGATTTACACTACTTCTACGCCCGAAGTTTTTGGAAAGAAAAGTATCCAACGAGTAAAAAAATAGATAGTATTTATAAAAAACACATTCCTAAAGAACAAAAAAAGTGGATGCAGAAAGGTTTGTTTGATAAAACCATCTTAGCGTTAATTCTACAGCGAAATGGAGATCAACAAATTGCCAAAAACATTATCAAAACCTTAGAAGAAAATGCAGTGATGTCTAAGGAAAACGGAATGTATTGGAAAGAAAATAAATCTGGCTGGTATTGGCATCAATCCCCTATAGAATTACAGGCACTAATTATCGAAGCCTTCTCTGAAATTACTGGAGATACTGAAACGATCAATGAGCTAAAAACCTGGTTATTGAGAAACAAACAATTACAGAGTTGGATTACTACCAAAGCTACTACAGAAGCGATTTATGCGCTATTATTACACGGTAGTGATTGGTTATCTGTAGAAGAAGGTGCCGATATTTCTTTTGGAAAAAAATTGAATCCTGAAAAACTATTACCGATGAATTCTACAGAAGCTGGAACCGGATATATCAAAAAACAGTGGAATACTAAAGAGATTACTGATACAATGAATTATGTAACCGTACAGAACAAAAGTAGCGTACCCCAATATGGAGGATATTACTGGCAGTATTTTGAAGATTTGGATAATATCACAGCTCCAACAGCACATCAAATCATGATCAAAAAAGAACTTTTTCTTAAACAAAATGATGATGAAGGAACTGTGTTAAAAAAAATTACTGACCAAGAACAACTTAGCATAGGTAACCTAATCACAGTACGTGTGGAACTGAATGTAAAAAACAACTTTGAGTTTGTACATATGAAAGATATGCGTGCTTCTGGACTAGAACCTATCAATGTAATCTCACGATACAAACATCAGGATGGATTAGGATATTACGAAAGTACCAAAGATGCCTCTACCAATTTCTTCTTTGACTATTTACCAAAGGGAGTCTATGTTTTTGAATATGACTTACGTGTTAACAACAAAGGAGATTTCTCTAACGGAATCACTACAATCCAAAGTATGTATGCTCCAGAGTTTAGCAATCATTCTAAAGGTACGCGAATAAAAGTGGAGTGA
- a CDS encoding PD40 domain-containing protein — MKPFVSLNENKIYFTAYNEDSRNTKIWCISRTKDSLSTAKEIESPINGDRVFYLNQGKSGDFYYTNIAKRKMYYTKKINGEFSEVKELNIEFGIQGFISPSQDYLVVNAKNTEDDTRKDNDIYVYFKEIDGTWSKPINLGKQVNSIFSETVPSITPDGKYLFFSRYNEEDGLSNFYWVSTRIIEKLKIEYFKKEQ, encoded by the coding sequence ATGAAGCCATTTGTTAGTCTTAATGAGAATAAAATATACTTTACAGCATATAACGAAGATTCAAGAAATACGAAAATTTGGTGTATATCTCGTACTAAGGACTCTTTAAGTACTGCAAAGGAAATTGAATCACCAATAAATGGAGATAGAGTGTTTTATTTAAATCAAGGAAAAAGCGGAGATTTTTATTACACCAATATTGCAAAGCGAAAAATGTATTATACAAAAAAAATAAATGGTGAATTTTCAGAAGTAAAAGAATTAAACATTGAATTTGGTATTCAGGGTTTCATTTCACCATCACAAGATTATCTAGTCGTAAATGCAAAGAATACAGAAGATGATACACGAAAAGACAATGATATATATGTCTACTTTAAAGAAATTGACGGAACGTGGTCTAAACCTATTAATCTTGGAAAGCAAGTGAACTCTATCTTTTCAGAAACCGTTCCAAGTATTACACCAGATGGAAAATATTTATTCTTTAGTAGGTATAACGAAGAAGATGGATTGTCAAATTTTTATTGGGTAAGTACAAGAATCATTGAGAAGTTGAAAATAGAGTACTTTAAGAAGGAACAATAA
- a CDS encoding CPBP family intramembrane glutamic endopeptidase: protein MNTILIGVVSAGFFEELYYRGFLFGLPFRNTKLGFILSVLFGALYFGSLHLYQSTEVNELLGIFLITFLGGILFAWVYAEWNFNIWVPIFLHMLMNLAWELFSVSENALGGIYSNVFRFMTIVLVIVLTILYKKRKGIKFTVNRKALLIKKET, encoded by the coding sequence ATGAATACGATTTTAATTGGAGTTGTTTCTGCTGGCTTTTTTGAAGAACTTTACTATAGAGGGTTTTTATTCGGATTACCTTTTAGAAATACAAAACTTGGATTTATACTTTCCGTGTTGTTCGGTGCTCTCTATTTTGGATCATTGCATTTGTATCAAAGTACAGAAGTTAATGAGTTGTTGGGTATATTCTTGATTACTTTTTTAGGTGGTATCCTATTTGCCTGGGTATATGCAGAATGGAATTTCAACATTTGGGTTCCAATTTTTCTGCATATGTTAATGAATTTGGCCTGGGAACTATTCTCCGTGAGTGAAAATGCACTTGGCGGAATTTATTCGAACGTTTTCCGATTTATGACCATTGTATTAGTAATCGTCCTGACTATACTTTACAAAAAAAGAAAAGGAATAAAATTCACAGTAAATAGAAAAGCACTTTTAATTAAAAAAGAAACCTAA
- a CDS encoding bifunctional 2-polyprenyl-6-hydroxyphenol methylase/3-demethylubiquinol 3-O-methyltransferase UbiG: protein MNSKHLISRDIELFYNKVSEETRLNKGMGIFEFERIKSLIEKYLSSSTSKIIDVGGGTGKYSEWLAKKGHQVHLIEPILKHIEIATNRANKLKNKFSIQLGESRKLELPNNYADLIILHGPLYHLQKKENRDLTIREAKRVLKNNGIILGFAINYTASTLVGLLNGLIHKKTFFDMCKQELTNGIHNPPDDFPWLLAEAYYHKPEQLKQEFVAQELTYLNTYAVEGMSWLDKDYFASMLNDEKKKTLLELIKLTENDNHLLSFSPHMMIAVKK from the coding sequence ATGAATAGTAAACATTTAATTAGTAGAGACATAGAACTATTCTACAATAAAGTATCTGAAGAAACCCGACTGAACAAAGGAATGGGGATATTCGAATTTGAAAGAATTAAATCACTTATAGAAAAATATTTATCATCCTCAACTTCAAAAATAATTGATGTTGGAGGTGGTACTGGAAAATATTCAGAATGGCTTGCTAAAAAAGGACATCAAGTTCATTTAATAGAACCTATTTTAAAACATATAGAAATAGCAACAAATAGAGCTAATAAATTAAAGAATAAGTTTTCAATTCAATTAGGCGAATCTCGTAAATTGGAATTACCTAATAATTATGCTGACTTGATAATTTTACACGGACCCCTTTATCATCTCCAAAAAAAAGAAAACAGAGACTTAACCATTCGTGAAGCCAAACGCGTTCTTAAAAACAATGGAATTATTTTAGGTTTTGCTATTAATTATACTGCATCAACTTTGGTTGGGTTATTGAACGGTTTAATTCACAAAAAGACATTTTTTGATATGTGTAAACAAGAATTAACGAATGGAATACATAATCCGCCAGATGATTTTCCTTGGCTTTTAGCTGAGGCTTATTATCACAAACCAGAACAACTTAAACAGGAGTTTGTAGCTCAAGAGTTAACTTATCTTAATACATATGCAGTCGAGGGAATGTCTTGGTTAGATAAAGATTATTTTGCTAGTATGTTAAATGATGAAAAGAAAAAAACACTACTAGAACTTATTAAATTAACAGAAAACGATAATCATCTATTATCATTTAGTCCCCATATGATGATAGCTGTAAAAAAATAA